The Ipomoea triloba cultivar NCNSP0323 chromosome 4, ASM357664v1 DNA segment TATAGATTCACAAAatcacataaatatatacacagAAAACAATATATTCAAACATTCATTTTGTAATAACAACgtatattaaaattaacaaaattacatatattttcttGTGTGCACATGTTAAAATAGAGAAAGAAAACTATAGCCAAAACTTACATGTAAAATGTTACTTTATTACTTTAATTAAGTTAAAAGTGCTAATTCCACTTTttatcttagatttataggtaacaGCTCActttaacttattttttatcagaacatcgacttttgatcctagtattattgtgacatgaccatttttgtcctttatcaacaaaataatttaaatatcgttagatacaatgacattttagtcttcaattatgaatttttcaaaaaaaaaaaacataaagaatATAACGGTtaaacctactttgtataaaaaaaaaatgaaatgtctttgaatttaattaacgtacgatatttcaacgattttgttgatgagaactaaaaatgatcataccacaataatactaaattGTTGCTTAGATGTAGTCCTATAAGCATGTATCAACgaattatattatcatatatgttttcgttttaatgaaatataaataagcttttctttttttaagaaCAAACTATAAAGTTGTAAAATAAAatccagaatttttttttactgaatttcaaaacaaaaagaaaaaagtaaatacATGAATATTTTAACCCACTTGAATTGAGAGGTGTATTACCTTTGTTTATATTAGCTAAGAAATCTCATGGAGCAAACGTAGAATCTATGATTCAAAAAGGAACCTTAGGAGATCACAAGGagtatttaattacatatatttgtatGCACATGTTGAAATAGAGAAAGAAAACAATAGTCGCAACTCATATGTAAAACATTTGAGACtttattactttaatttaaataaGATGTTAAAATAGTAAATTATATACTAACCAATCAATGCAAATATAacataaaatctttaaaataattacaaaaaatgtTGGCAAATGTAAACGCAAATTTATTATTACTTAAACAACCTTAATGcaccaaagactttgtggtttagtggcacccggttacGCTCCTATATGAGAACGGAGGGGGTTTGATTCCTCAGTTAACCAAATATACATGGTGTGTAGTGCTTCCTGGGCAATTTTAGCCGTTAAAATCAACCATTCGTGTTTGATACGTCTCTAAACTCTAACtctctcttatatttttattaattaaaaaaatactaataatattttattacaaacccaaattctaattaaaaaaactcGTCAATGACCCTACGGTCTAtacgaaataattttttcaaattactcGATCGTGATTCGCGACGGAAAAATGTCCTCATGCGAGAGAGAGACGAGTGGAATTTTAGATATCATATATGctatttcttgaatttttttccCACTACAAGAGAAGGGAGATGAAAGAATTTATGAGCGAATTTGAGAAAGAGAGATAAGTAGAGAGGAAGGTAGATATGAGCAACATTGgcagagagaaaagggaggtgGAAAAGGCAAGAGGCAAAAAGAAAATACTACAAATGACTAGGCAACCCTAATATTCTTTTACATGAGGCGTTTAACTTCGGGTCTCGGGTTGTATTTGACATtaatggtgtgtttggaaagaaggaaaatgacttttggaaaatgatttctggaaaatgagtcatttttcagaaaacattttcctttcttgtgtttggctacAGAGTAGAAAACTATCTTTGTAcattggttcattttccagaaaatgaacaagAAATTGAACAGAAATTTAGaaaatgggtaaaaaaaatcaaaattaataattcaacTGGTTTCGCAAACCAGTTCGACCGACTAGTGTTTGGAAACCAGTCGACCAGTCCGTCGGACTGGTTGCTGGTTTTGGTTTCAACCAGTCTGTCAGAAATCGGACGAGAGGCTCAGGAATCGAAAATGAAGCATACGAGAGAGGGCAACGTagttccggaaaatgacttcccccaaaaaaagatgaagtcatttttctgaaaaaaggGGTTAGTTTTCATTGACCTTAgcttattttcttttgactGGATTTTCCTTCTCCTTCCTAAACACCAAAAACACggaagaaatcattttccagatttccaaacacaccctaaattgtCAAATCCAAGACTTGAATCGAGAAAGGATAATTTATCTCTTGGTTGAATTGAATTGGTCTACTACCCCTCCAATCTTTGCACCTTGCCCCCTATAGGCTATACTTTCCGTCATGTCCCACTTCATACCACATCCCTATAGTATttatgacaaattatatcatcGACAAGGGTCTACATCACATGGTGGTCCTAATCCAAAATGATATTcagattatgtgtttgtagttaacatattatgtgtctctagttaacaaattatgtgtttgtaaataagttgaagacacataatatgcaattaacatattatgtgtcttcaatttatttaaattacaaacgcataatttattaactaaaaatacATCATTTTTAAATCTGGATCTACAAATCgcattgcaatgtggaccctGGTAGGCTGGTATGGTATAACAATATTGAGTATTTACATCTTAAGTTCATAACTCTATTTCTCAATATAATTTACACCCcaactttgttttcttccaaattaAGCCCTAAAAATCTTACTCATGGGCTCCAACTATTTCCTAAGCCCAATTCACTCTTGGATTTCTACTCTCTGCCCAATTTTCCTTGGGTTCAAGCCCATGGCACTATCATACcatcattattgcatgaaccatggtccacacagctgtgtgaaccaaaaataaaaaatacattatttttgtattgaatgtacattatttttgtactgtaggtacattattttagggtacattattttagtactgaaggtacattatttgatatatactatcaaataatgtacttacagtacaaaaataatataccttcaatacaaaaataatatactttttatctttggtccacacagttgtgtggaccatggtctatgcaataatttgccactatcatatatagtaaactaaactgaatattattaaaaattgaattgtaaataatttcggTTCACGAGACTtcactgaaattatttttaattcaattttttgtataCTATTAAGTTTTGCATtagtgtataaaatttatatatttagaaattatattaaaagtaatattaaacacaaaatttaaatttaaaattaattaaaaattattaaagaaaataagtaatgagcaaagagttggtttgacaaAATGGGGGAGAGGGAGTATTTTAAATTGTGTGCATTAAGTTAACAGATTATGTGCTtgtattatgtgtttgtagttaacacatattatatgtatatgtagttgatgaattattgtgtggaatatggtccacatagctgcgTGGAACataaatgcaatatacatttttaatataataaaaaattatttatgtactgaatatacatgatttgataatatataaaaaattgtgcacggtactttcaaataatctaatttatgtatacaaataatgtagctttagtatattaaaaatatacattttatttatagttcacacaaatgtatagatcatggtccatggaataataattgtatgtaattgaaatattatatatatatatgcattcaatttATATGTATCGTAAAGGTATCCATCTCCATGCTTCTGCAAGCTTGGGGACCCCAAGAGCTCCAATATGTTTTGGTGGAAGTCAAATCCCTACCCAGTTATGAAAATAGTAACTTTATGTTAGATAATTTATCACTTGAATTATTTTGCAATTGTTAAATTTGTATTCTATTACAAATTGAAGGAAACATGACTAAAATaaagtcttcaaaaaaaaaaaaaagagactagAATGAATGTTTTGTTCTCTCACCCGTACGTGTGTCGGTTTCAACATTCTTAAAgcgtcaattttttttttcaagtacaATTTAGTATCTATTTTATTTGATGgaatattatttatcaaaatattcaGAGGATTTCTAGAATCAAATAGGTTCCATGATATAGTGGTTAGCACTCTGAACTTTGAATTCAGCGACTTAGGTTTGACTCCCAGTGGGACCTTTCAAGCTCTATTACTTAATGAATTTGTATCATTCTAGTgcattcttttccttttttccaattttatcatttttctaCCTAGAACGTGTATCAAGTATTCTTCATCTTGAGGCTTTTTACTGCATTCTTTGGTTTCCTTTTTCGAGTTTTCTCATTGTCAAAGATGGGTTAGGAATTAGTTAAATAATACGGGTTACATGAcctcctaaatcctaatatgaTGGGTTTATATAGTTGATAGTTGAGTTTGAAATGAGTTCGAATAGTAGTGAAATTCTCGTGCTCGATAATTGATTGTGTGTGTATGTGCATGCGTGTACATTGAATATGTTTCAGGATGATTTTGAGTACTATATGAGTTGTGTCAAATGAGTTTGGAATGTGTACAGGTAATACGTACTCATTAATGTTCATGtagttttaaatatattatgatttaaatttgaaaatgactAAACAAACAAGTACCTACCTATTGTCATTCCTACTAACATGGTTAGAGTACAAACATAAAATAGTATATCTCCTCATAATGGtgaatatacacacacacacacacacacacacatatatatatatatatatatcatataaataatagtggtgatgttaattaaaataaatagatatatgTGGTGATAGAGTACGTAGATGGTGGTAGATGCATATCGATAGATAGTTGGGTAGATGATATGAGTAGATATATAAGTAAAGTTTAtctgtaataataatagtgattattataaactatataGTTTGCCATAGACTATGTAGCAAATGAGAAGAGCATTTAGTGATTGCAAGTGGTTGTGACTCAATGTTACAAAAACAATGCAAACACAATACAACAAGTGCTCTAGGAGACTCGAGTTCTATGTTTAAACAACTACAACCCTTGGTTTTGGCATTACACTCAACTCTTTCcctctctttttattttatttttttagttttctttttacataCTAGGGCAATAAGAACAACACAATCACTAGGAGTTTAGATGATTTGAGGAGTTTCAAAGAATTGTAACCCAATGATAAGAAGATAACCATTCCAAGCaagttaatatccaatttagtcattgactatgGTTTTTTTGATTTAGTCTTAAACGACTGTTTGTTCTTAATTGAGTATTAAACTTCAATGATTTTACTTAATTGAGTCAAGTGTTCCAATAACTTAGTAATTTGActaatttcttttcaattaatgcttaatttagtcatcgactataatgattttatcaaatttattcatataatatagtgattttttttttcaatttaattattgattCTGACGACCAATAGAGAGAAAGTCTAACAGATGACTTGTCACAAGTTTTCTACTTCCTATATggatataagtatataactcaactcaacatttttttttgtggtttttacCATACAAGTCAGAACTTACCGTAAGAAAAGAAGTAGTCCAAAAATACAAACGCGGAaccttaaaaattttgaaaatccaGAAATTtcatttcccgcccaaacacgCCTTATGGGCTTATTCACATCCTAATCTCCTATACAGTAAACACTTTTTCTTGAAcgaaaaatcaaaatttgttcTTTTTGATTTGCATTTGAACCTCAAAAATCCAATCAAATCCTCTGAaggaaaaacaacaaaaacgaAAAGAAAAATCAGAGAACAGAGATCAGATGTCGACGTCTTCGGTTCGCCGGCTAAAGGAACGCGGCGGCGCCGGCGGTAAGTTCGGGATTCCAGCCACCTCCGCCGCGGCGGGGGCAAAAAACAGCAAAAGCCTGACGCCGCTTTCTGAAAAATCCGGTGTCGGAGGGTATAGCGCCGGCGGGGAGAGCCTCCGGAGATCGGCTTGGAAGGAGAACCCGAGACCTACTTCGCGGGTCCGGGCGGCGACGGCGTCGTCCATGCTGCAGCAGAAGCCGACGCTTCGAGCCATGCCTCGAATCGATAAATCGTCTGCGAGTTCATTGGACGGAGGGGATTCGCGTGCGGAGCCACGTGGGCGGCGGTCTACGTCGTCGGTGCCGAGAGGTAGGAGTTCTAGCCCTTCTGAATTCAGTAAGAATTTGTCGGATTTAAGAAAAGCCCCTAGGGTTTCTAGGGTTTCAGGGGAGCATAAGAAAATTACTGCTAGTGAAAAATCCGAAACCGAGCAAAGAACAGAAAGAATCGAAAAATTTGCTTCAAAAGGTTCCAAGTATCATGATAATAAGGATAAGGATGTTACTGTGAGCTCAGCTTTTAAAAGATCATATTCTGATTCTTCCAAAATGCAGCCTAGTTTGGATTCTGATTTGAAAACTCGAGTTTTGGATGAAGTAAAGGTGAAATCTTGTGTTGAGAAGAGTGTGAATAGTGGTGAATTAGTTTCAAAAGACTTGAGATTGCTGAGTAAATCAAGTAGTTTGAGAGATAAGTGTGTTAAAGAAGAAGGGAAAAGTGGTGTGGGGTTGAATAAATATCCAAGTAAGCTGCATGAGAAGCTTGCATTTTTGGAAGGGAAGGTTAAAAGGATTGCTTCAGATATTAAGAGGACTAAGGAGATGCTAGATACAAATAACCCTGATGCTTCAAAGTTGATACTTTCTGATATCCAGGAGAAGATTTCTGGGATTGAGAAGGCAATGGGAAATGTTGAGGAAGATGGGAAAGTGGTGGTACCAAGAAGTCAAAATGATGAATTGGGGAAGATGGAGGAGAAAGAAGAGGTTGATGGGAAAGGATTTGGCAATGGATTAATCTCAGAGGAGTTAGAAGCAAGATTGTTTCCTCACCATAAGCTGCTTAGGGGTAGAACATCATTGATTGCATCCGGATCGACCTCCAAGGGCTTGCAAGTAAAAGATGTTGAAATGATCAATGAATTGAATGAGAAAGAAAAGCCAACAAGTCCAATTGATGAAAATCCCATAGCGCTAGAGTTCTTGGCTTCTCTGAATAAAGAGCAACCCAAGGCCGCTACTGAAGTTGAGAATGTTGATTTGCAGATGACTGATGCTCAAGATGTGGATGGTACTGTTAATTCAACAACACAAGATCCTTCATTTAAAGTTCTCAATGGGAAAGATAATCTTGAAATTATGCTGACTAGTGATGAAAAACTCGATGAATTTGATGATCAAGAGAACATGCCAACAATGATTATGGAGGATGATGACATGGAAGATAATAGCATGTTTCAATTAAATCAGATTGGGCATAAGACCTCAACATGTGGATGGTTTGTGTCTGAGGGAGAATCTGTACTGCTTGCACATGATGATGGTTCATGTTCCTTCTACGATATTGTGCATTGTGAGGTATGCAATCCATTTCCCTAAAATTTCATAAACATTACATACATTTCTTGGTGATTAATTCTTCCTCATCCCCTATAGTGATGCACAGTATAATAGAATTTTACCTATTGAAGCATAAAACTGAATTGAACTAAGCAGTTcataatttctcatccttccAGACGAAAGCTGAATATAAGCCTCCAGTTGGAATCTTGCCAAACATGTGGCAAGATTGTTGGCTAGTGCGTGCCCCCGGTGCAGATGGTTGTTCAGCAAGATATGTTGTTGCAGCGTCTGCTGGGAACTCCATAAACTCGGGTTTTTGCTCATGGGACTTTTATTCTAAAGACGTGCGTGCTTCTCATATTGAGCATGACACCACCACAAGCACAAGAACAGCCCTTGCTCCCTTATCCAACAACACTGTATACAGAAGAAACGCCTTGTGTACTGTCATTGCATCTGAAAATCCACAATGGTGGTATAAACCTTGCGGACCACTCATCATATCAGCTGCTAGTAGCCAAAAGGTGGTCAGGGTATATGACATTCGTGATGGGGAAGAGGTGATGGATTGGAGCTTGTCAAAGCCATTGATAGCCATGGATTATTCAAGCCCTTTGCAATGGAGAAGCAGAGGTAAAGTTGTAATGGCAGAGACAGAAGGCATTTCTTTGTGGGATGTGAACTCAATGAGTCCTGAAGCATTGCTGTCTGTATCTTCTTCTGGACGGAAAATTTCAGCACTTCATGTGAACAATACTGATGCTGAATTGGGCGGAGGCGTTCGACAGAGGTAACAATACATCTAATACTGCTCTCTATATCAAGTGGTTCAATTCACTCTTATCTTCCTCTAGTCTTTGCTGTTATCTTTCGTCTAATTGATACTTCTgtttatattgttattgtttgttaCTTCATATATCCTTTAATAATCCATATACCATGTGTGGTTTGACAAATGTGACATTTGGAGGCAAGTCAGGCAACTCCAACCAAGTTAGTCACACTgttaacttggtaaccacaatgttacaagtttgacaTCATGCATTGATTATCTATCTCATTTTGCATTTCTTGGATTCATGAAGAGTGAGCTCGTCTGAGGTAGAAGGAAATGATGGCCTGTTCTGCACAGCTGATGCCATTCATGTTCTAGATTTTCGCCACCCATCCGGCATAGGCCAAAAGATACCCAAGGTTGGCGTAAACGTGCAATCTGTTTTCTCTCGCGGC contains these protein-coding regions:
- the LOC116017846 gene encoding KIN14B-interacting protein At4g14310, which codes for MSTSSVRRLKERGGAGGKFGIPATSAAAGAKNSKSLTPLSEKSGVGGYSAGGESLRRSAWKENPRPTSRVRAATASSMLQQKPTLRAMPRIDKSSASSLDGGDSRAEPRGRRSTSSVPRGRSSSPSEFSKNLSDLRKAPRVSRVSGEHKKITASEKSETEQRTERIEKFASKGSKYHDNKDKDVTVSSAFKRSYSDSSKMQPSLDSDLKTRVLDEVKVKSCVEKSVNSGELVSKDLRLLSKSSSLRDKCVKEEGKSGVGLNKYPSKLHEKLAFLEGKVKRIASDIKRTKEMLDTNNPDASKLILSDIQEKISGIEKAMGNVEEDGKVVVPRSQNDELGKMEEKEEVDGKGFGNGLISEELEARLFPHHKLLRGRTSLIASGSTSKGLQVKDVEMINELNEKEKPTSPIDENPIALEFLASLNKEQPKAATEVENVDLQMTDAQDVDGTVNSTTQDPSFKVLNGKDNLEIMLTSDEKLDEFDDQENMPTMIMEDDDMEDNSMFQLNQIGHKTSTCGWFVSEGESVLLAHDDGSCSFYDIVHCETKAEYKPPVGILPNMWQDCWLVRAPGADGCSARYVVAASAGNSINSGFCSWDFYSKDVRASHIEHDTTTSTRTALAPLSNNTVYRRNALCTVIASENPQWWYKPCGPLIISAASSQKVVRVYDIRDGEEVMDWSLSKPLIAMDYSSPLQWRSRGKVVMAETEGISLWDVNSMSPEALLSVSSSGRKISALHVNNTDAELGGGVRQRVSSSEVEGNDGLFCTADAIHVLDFRHPSGIGQKIPKVGVNVQSVFSRGDSIYLGCTTLKSAVKRQFCSQIQQLSLRKPGVFSTFALPESSAHSHHMALTQVWGNSNLAMGVSGLGLFVFDSIKDDRFQPLGMDQTNDSALRETIGPDDLFSPSFDYLASRVLLISRDRPALWRYMF